A segment of the Panicum hallii strain FIL2 chromosome 1, PHallii_v3.1, whole genome shotgun sequence genome:
TGGGTGTTGATCAGACATTTAAGCTATTTCAATAATGTGAAAGAGAAACCTTGCATATAGCATCTATTTGTGTACATTTATAGCAAGTTAGTGTAATTCGATCATGCGATTTGTGCATAGTTTCATAGTGGTACTGAGATTACTTCTAAAATGAACCTGTGACCATCTACTATGGTGGTTATGTAACTAGTTCTCGAAAGGAAAATTGTAGGGAAGGTTTCAGGTGCCACTGCTGCTAACTATACTGGTCCTTTCGATATCAGGTCATTCTTGTCACATTATAGACTGTTCACCAACCAAATAGTCTTTTAAATGATACTGCAAAATGTATTGCTGATATAGACTAGCATAATCTGGAAGTTAGGGTCCCTGCACTGAATCCATGTCTTTTTGTAGTTTGATAGTGATACCAGCTATCTTGTACCAACCACATCCGCTCGTCAAGCTATATCTCTTGTGATCTTTTATTTACCTCCTTTTGCTGAAGAGCTCCTCTTATTCAGAGTATTGATAGCATAATATGATGATATGATCCACTCTTAACAGTAGAGTTGTTGATCAATGCAATATGTTTTTAATGGGTAAATGAATGACTCCTGCAAACAAGGGATAACATATCTTTTATTACTACCAGTCTTAGTTCTGAACTTCTGATACATCAGTaccatatatatattttttatttctGTTCCTCCTATTGCTTCATTACCAATGTTATTCCTTATACCTTGCTGTCTCTAGACTCCTTCTACAAGAAGTATCATTTCCTTGTTTTTCATTGCCTTCAAGAAGCAATCTTGATGGTGTATTTATATTACGATATCATTTCTTGATGGGAAATCTACTTGACATTTCCATGTGTCTGATCTAGATATTACAAAGATATAATTTGTCAAAGTTAGAAATGATTGACTGCCACACCTTGTCGGTGACACTTTTTCTGTGTCCGGAGGGAATTTATCTAATTTTAAACGGTAGCACATAAAAAATATTTGTTTCAGAGTTGTTAAAAGAAGGAAAAAGTAGCAACAACAGGGACTACTGTTGGTGTTTATGTTCTCGTGACTTCTTTTCCTCTATATATTTTTCACAAAACTATAAGACTAATATAAAACTGTTCTGGTTGCCCTGCTTGTAGGCTTGACAAGTGTAGATGCTAGGAGAGAGGTATCCCTGGAAAGACACAATTACAAATTGCCAAACTGAGAAGGCTCTTTAGAATGTAGTTTATTTTTACACGAAATAGAAATTATTTTAGTAACATTAAAATGGGAATGTCAAAAGTTTTTTTGATGAACAGCATGCATCTTGAGTAATCTAAAAATTATATGTGTAATATCGATGTTCACACGAGCCTGATACCATAAACTGGAAATTGGTATTCTGCCTGTTAAGATGCTGACTGCAATGCAATTTACATCCTTTGAGTGTTCGTGTTCCGTCCTAAGTCCTTATCAATTAGAGCACTTGTTTGTGTTACTGTATGTAAGAATTTCAGACGCTGTTTCAAATTAATAGAAGGTGACATTGTGCTTTTTTCAGATCAGAGAGTGTTGTAAGTAGTCAAGATGTTAGCCAGTCTGATGCTTCTGTGCCTGAAAGTGGTAGATTACTAGGTAATGATGAAACCCAACGAGGGGCTGAGTCCAGAGCTTTTACTGATAGTGAGGATTCAGCCCAAGCTGTGCTGGAGAATGTGGATTTACAAGAGGTGGATGCAGATCGTGCTGAGGTACACTCTCCGAGTATACCATTGGATGACACGGTTGTGGTGCAAGAGTCTCTTACTCAAGGTGACAATATGAGGCAAGATGAGACAGAAGATGGCACGGGATTCTGGCAGTCATCTTTGGATGGCAGTCTTGATAGATGGCCCAATGAGATTGAAGAGGTTGCTGACAGAAATTGGGGAGGTAATGCACAAGATTTACACAGTGAAACTGTGGAGGATGACGATAGGGAGCATGATCATCTCCAAGAGGAGCATGATGACTGGCACGATGATGAGTCTCATGGTACCGTGGAAAACTGGCAAGACGATTACCAAGATTCCACACTTGATACAGGTCCTATCCCTAGGACCGAAAATAGATTTATCCCACCTGATGATGACAATGTGTACAGCATGGAACTTAGAGAATTACTTAGCAGGTATTTTGACCTTCAGTGTGGAAATTTCTTCTAAAACTCGTTCTTGATTTTCCATCTAATGTCATTCTCAAGCTATTTTCATGTCTTGAATTGCCAGGCGAAGTGTATCCAATCTTCTGAGTAATGGCTTCGGTGAAAGTTTGGAGCAATTAATAAGGTCATATGTTCAGCGGCGTGGTCATGGTCCCCTCGACTGGAATCTGGATGGAGCTATGCCCCCTTCTAATTCGCCAAATGAAAACCAGGAACAAGAAAGGAACACTGAAACTCGGCAATTCCAGGGTCCTGTCAACAGACCTGGCCTCGTTATTCCTCCTCCGCCTTTGCCACCGCGACAACCATTATGGCACAGAGAGCTGCGTCATAACAATTGGAGCAGCAGACACAGGGTACACCATGCAGATCCCGTGCGTTATCTCATTATTTATTGTTTGGTGCCTTTGTGTAGCAAGGAAAAAAATTGTATTCTTGTCCACGAGTGTTATGAGTAAAAAAAAGGCGATTGTGATCATGAGATGTGGGATTATATTTGTGGTCATGCCAGTGTTACTATGTGAAAAAGAGAAGTTCATCCTTGGGAATTTATTTGGTTGTGTTTTCTTGCAGGAATGGGATGCTATTAATGATTTGAGAACTGACATGGGTAGACTTCAGCAAGGGATGAGCAACATGCAGAGGATGCTGGAGGCGTGCATGGACATGCAGCTGGAATTGCAACGTTCAGTGAGACAAGAAGTATCAGCGGCCTTGAATCGATTTGCGGGCGCTGAAGGTTGGATGTTTTCTTATAGCATCATGATTGGGCTGTTCTCCCCTCCCAccgaacccccccccccccccccccccctcaccaTTGGCATTCATCGTGCAAGTATGCGTGCTGTATTAATTTGCCTTATTTTGTCTGTCAGGATTCTCGATGGATCTATCTGACGATGGATCGAAATGGAATCAGGTGAGGAAGGGAACCTGCTGCGTATGCTGCGATACGCAAATCGATTCTCTACTGTACAGGTGAGAAAACGCTCTGCACCCAAAGGTTCCTTGTAGCAGAGCCTATACGTGCACTGCATAAGGCTGGTGTATGATCTTAAAACCCTTTGGGCGATTGATGATGGCAGGTGTGGGCACATGTGTACTTGCTCCAAATGTGCAAATGAGCTAGTGCGGAGCGGTGGCAAGTGCCCTCTTTGCCGGGCCCCGATCGTGGAGGTGGTCCGTGCATACTCGGTAATGTAAAGTGGTGGAGTGGGAGTACATTACTTGATTACGGTAGGAAAGGGAAATAAGTTAACGGCAAGTGAAGTTTTGTTGCAAGTCAAGAAGCTTGTTCAGGGAAATGGGACAGAAAAAAGAAGAGGTCTCGTTTTTCTCTCTTGTATTTCTTCGTGTATCTTCTCTacaggggtgggggtgggggtggtgcaTATTCCTTGCCTTGCTGTTTGCGGACACGAGAAGGGGGCGTGCCATTGATTCTTGAAAGAGCTTACGTTGGGAAGGGAAGATGTCCTGGTGTAAGTTGTTTCGCTAGCTGTATATTCTTTCTTTCCtttacacacacacacacacacacacactcactGATCCTCGACTGAACCGAACACCAGCAATGGAATGAATGAATGATGTATGCTCACTAGGTCGTCTCCTTGATTACTCTCTGCCTCTGATGATCCTGCTGATCCTTTGCCAGTGCTGTCTTCGTCAAGTACATCTATTTCTTTTTTTGAGAGGTCAAGTACATCCACTTGACATAGGAGCCGGAGGTTGTTGGCTGCTTAGCTCGCGCAGCTAGCTGCACGGGCCAAAGCCAAACCAAACGACGGGTCCTGCGCAACGGCCCATGTGATCCAGCATGGGGGCGGGGCCCTAGCCAATTACTGTACTTCTTGAGAGTCGCGctagcgccgccgcgccactcCCTCCGCCTCTCGCTTGCTGGCTCGCTGCACTCCCTTCCATCCCAGCCGTCTCCTCACTCTCACCAAatgtcgccgccgcctcctcctgccGAGGCCCGCCTGGCGATGATGGAGCTGGCCAACATGATCTCCGTCCCGATGGCGCTCACCGCCATCATCCGCCTGGGCGTCCCCTCCGCCGtctgggccggcggcgccaaCGCCCCGCTCTCCGCCGCCGAGCTCCTCCCGGAGGGCCACCCGGACCCGTCCGTCCTGGAGCGCCTCCTCCGCCTGCTCGCCTCCCGCGGCGTCTTCTCGGAGCACGGGGCCTCCCCGCGGCGATTCGCGCTCACGGCGGTGGGCCGGACCCTGGTGCCGGGCCCCTCGGGCGCGTCCTACGCCGACTACGTGCTGCAGCACCACCAGGACGCGCTGGTGGCGGCGTGGCCGCGCCTCCACGAGGCCGTGCTGGACCCCGCCGGCCCCGAGCCCTTCGCGCGCGCCAACGCCGGCGTCCCCGCCTACGCCTACTACGGCAAGGACAGGGAGGCCAACGAGGTGATGCTCCGGGCCATGACGGGCGTGTCGGAGCCCTtcatggaggcgctgctggacGGCTACGCCGGCGGCTTCGACGGCGTGGCCACGCTGGTGGACGTCGGGGGCAGCTCCGGGGCGTGCCTCGAGATGATCATGCGCAGGGTTGGCACCATCACCGAGGGCATCAACTTCGACCTGCCCGACGTCGTCGCCGCAGCGCCGCCCATCGCCGGTAATCATCATCATAGTTCATAGTTCTCTCTCCGCCCGTGATTCCTTCACACTGCACGAATCTCTACGCTGCCCTGCCATGCCATGTCTGTGAAACATCACGTGGGTTAGTGATTCAGAATCTCTGGTTCAGACAGACACAAGGCATCTCCACCGATTATCAATCTTGCAGTCAGCGAGCTGAATCCACTCGCTTGCTGCTTTCCTGGCTGTTGGCTTTACAAAACAACATGTTTATTCGTCAGTACTGGTAGTAGTAGATCTGCTGCGGTACCATCTGCCACGCCAAAAATGCTCTCTTTCCTCTTTCTTTCTCTCGCCTTTTATTTTTCTATCAACATCGAGTCATCAACATTCAACTAGGATACTGTTCATGTTGAGCGCAGGGGTGAGGCATGTGGGTGGAGACATGTTCAAGTCCATCCCCTCCGGCGACGCCATCTTCATGAAGGTATATAATAGCTATAGAACGCGCTACAATTTCTTCCCAAAGCATCCAATGCAATGCAGCCATATATAATAAATAAATTAACTAACCAAGTTTAATTTCTTCCCAAACTAATAATAATAAACTAAACTGGCAGTGGGTTCTGACGACGTGGACCAACGACGAGTGCAGGGCCATCCTGAGCAACTGCCACAGCGCGCTGCCGGCCGGCGGCAAGGTCATCGCCTGCGAGCCGGTGGTGCCGGAGGAGACCGACACCAGCACCAGGACCAGGGCCCTGCTCGAGAACGACATCTTCGTCATGACCACCTACCGGACGCAGGGGAGGGAGCGCTCCGAGGAGGAgttccgccgcctcggcctcgccgccggcttCACCGGATTCCGCGCCATCTACCTCGACCCATTCTATGCGATCCTCGAGTACAACAAGTGAAGTTGATCCAAGGATTCTTGTgtcttcctttcctttccttgtGACAGTTGAGTTGAACACCACAAGTAATAATAAGGAATGGTGCTCTTTGAACCAGAGGGAGCATCTCTTTTCAAGCATCCTTTTGACAGCACCGGGTAATTTCGCATTAGCAATTTGCGATTTTAACTCCATCGATGACACTGACACGATCAGTGAAGTAAGGGCCCCGAGCAGAATTACAAGTACATTCGTCAACCcaaatataatatatatatatagtagtcACGACAATTATTCTTAGACATGAAATGTTGAGGGATGCTTCTGTTCAAGGCAGCATCAGTTAACATGAACCAGAGTGAATTACACGCGTTATTCCTCCTTTTTATCATCTGCAGCAGCACCCTGGGGTTGACCTAGGGGTTTTGATTCACTCGCGCCCTGCAAAGACACAGTACACAATAAGCAATTCAGACCTAAAGCAAACAAACAATAGATGACACCCAAAATATGAACTGAAGTCCCTTCTGCAGAATGATACCACACAACTCAAGGATAATACCCATGTGTCTAGTTGTGACGTATCAAGTAAATTGTAAGTCTTTGAACAGAAGAATCGAATAGCTAGGCATCTGTGGTACTTTGTTAATTAATCACATGAATAATCTGGATGCTGAAATTGGCAGGGCAGTTGGGAACAAGCGTTTTGCGACGGGTAAAGGGCGGGAGAGTAGCATGAGCATGTAGGCTTACTTCATCGTTCTTCTTAGCTGCAGGTTTGTAAGGACAGGCAGGTGGGGCTCTTTCAGGTCTCCTGTATTCCCATCCGAGCAGCCGATACACCTTGCTCTGGAATATCAGTCAAGGCAGCAAATCAGTTTCCATACATGAGCAACAGAATGTTAGTAGAGCACAGAAGTCCGTTTCATCGGTATTGCAAAATGCGCAGTTAGCAAGGGCACCACTGTCAATTTTGGTTGATAAAATAGATGCGGCTCAGCAGAATCTAAACTATGTTCCATTCACATGATTGTGGCATCAGCACACAGTAGACCTGACTGACATTGCTGAACCACTATCCTGTATATGCATATTACTTTCGAAAGGAAAATCAATAACCTGATGTCTTCCCTACCTAAATTGAAAGCATGGATCTCATAGCGCTAGGTATTGGTTAATTCACTTGAG
Coding sequences within it:
- the LOC112883265 gene encoding uncharacterized protein LOC112883265 isoform X2 is translated as MDEYHHHRMGAAADFRRDLEDLVCDHLGGCFSPAPSSSSSCSAAAGGGGGGGGHEPDEAESSAARRRRRESRLLSRWVARQAEEVLSSMEREVERRNREAELLALARLHPVSTLDPSSFLLSEPATPPPRPQAPSPTAPPSLLQMWRELEHRRADAHQPFDREPSADTADRDRVRQIARRLTDPARGTTAAAANGEWLGETERQRVRLVREWVQMASQPRDSRAASRRDEPGAGDRDRRGEPPRLRGRQARLDVITRLARERQRELQGISGYHVVSEFPRRSRNRIQGLLRGRFLRNGALPVEEERPLSVAARELGQLRQSHRTPTLRSESVVSSQDVSQSDASVPESGRLLGNDETQRGAESRAFTDSEDSAQAVLENVDLQEVDADRAEVHSPSIPLDDTVVVQESLTQGDNMRQDETEDGTGFWQSSLDGSLDRWPNEIEEVADRNWGGNAQDLHSETVEDDDREHDHLQEEHDDWHDDESHGTVENWQDDYQDSTLDTGPIPRTENRFIPPDDDNVYSMELRELLSRRSVSNLLSNGFGESLEQLIRSYVQRRGHGPLDWNLDGAMPPSNSPNENQEQERNTETRQFQGPVNRPGLVIPPPPLPPRQPLWHRELRHNNWSSRHREWDAINDLRTDMGRLQQGMSNMQRMLEACMDMQLELQRSVRQEVSAALNRFAGAEGFSMDLSDDGSKWNQVRKGTCCVCCDTQIDSLLYRCGHMCTCSKCANELVRSGGKCPLCRAPIVEVVRAYSVM
- the LOC112883265 gene encoding uncharacterized protein LOC112883265 isoform X1, with product MDEYHHHRMGAAADFRRDLEDLVCDHLGGCFSPAPSSSSSCSAAAGGGGGGGGHEPDEAESSAARRRRRESRLLSRWVARQAEEVLSSMEREVERRNREAELLALARLHPVSTLDPSSFLLSEPATPPPRPQAPSPTAPPSLLQMWRELEHRRADAHQPFDREPSADTADRDRVRQIARRLTDPARGTTAAAANGEWLGETERQRVRLVREWVQMASQPRDSRAASRRDEPGAGDRDRRGEPPRLRGRQARLDVITRLARERQRELQGISGYHVVSEFPRRSRNRIQGLLRGRFLRNGALPVEEERPLSVAARELGQLRQSHRTPTLRSESVVSSQDVSQSDASVPESGRLLGNDETQRGAESRAFTDSEDSAQAVLENVDLQEVDADRAEVHSPSIPLDDTVVVQESLTQGDNMRQDETEDGTGFWQSSLDGSLDRWPNEIEEVADRNWGGNAQDLHSETVEDDDREHDHLQEEHDDWHDDESHGTVENWQDDYQDSTLDTGPIPRTENRFIPPDDDNVYSMELRELLSRRSVSNLLSNGFGESLEQLIRSYVQRRGHGPLDWNLDGAMPPSNSPNENQEQERNTETRQFQGPVNRPGLVIPPPPLPPRQPLWHRELRHNNWSSRHRVHHADPEWDAINDLRTDMGRLQQGMSNMQRMLEACMDMQLELQRSVRQEVSAALNRFAGAEGFSMDLSDDGSKWNQVRKGTCCVCCDTQIDSLLYRCGHMCTCSKCANELVRSGGKCPLCRAPIVEVVRAYSVM
- the LOC112883277 gene encoding caffeic acid 3-O-methyltransferase isoform X2; translated protein: MSPPPPPAEARLAMMELANMISVPMALTAIIRLGVPSAVWAGGANAPLSAAELLPEGHPDPSVLERLLRLLASRGVFSEHGASPRRFALTAVGRTLVPGPSGASYADYVLQHHQDALVAAWPRLHEAVLDPAGPEPFARANAGVPAYAYYGKDREANEVMLRAMTGVSEPFMEALLDGYAGGFDGVATLVDVGGSSGACLEMIMRRVGTITEGINFDLPDVVAAAPPIAGVRHVGGDMFKSIPSGDAIFMKWVLTTWTNDECRAILSNCHSALPAGGKVIACEPVVPEETDTSTRTRALLENDIFVMTTYRTQGRERSEEEFRRLGLAAGFTGFRAIYLDPFYAILEYNK
- the LOC112883277 gene encoding caffeic acid 3-O-methyltransferase isoform X1, with the protein product MSPPPPPAEARLAMMELANMISVPMALTAIIRLGVPSAVWAGGANAPLSAAELLPEGHPDPSVLERLLRLLASRGVFSEHGASPRRFALTAVGRTLVPGPSGASYADYVLQHHQDALVAAWPRLHEAVLDPAGPEPFARANAGVPAYAYYGKDREANEVMLRAMTGVSEPFMEALLDGYAGGFDGVATLVDVGGSSGACLEMIMRRVGTITEGINFDLPDVVAAAPPIAGVRHVGGDMFKSIPSGDAIFMKGHPEQLPQRAAGRRQGHRLRAGGAGGDRHQHQDQGPARERHLRHDHLPDAGEGALRGGVPPPRPRRRLHRIPRHLPRPILCDPRVQQVKLIQGFLCLPFLSL
- the LOC112883293 gene encoding uncharacterized protein LOC112883293; this encodes MVCVACLLPLFLIPVVNALPYLFDLILSKVYRLLGWEYRRPERAPPACPYKPAAKKNDEGASESKPLGQPQGAAADDKKEE